One region of Haloprofundus salilacus genomic DNA includes:
- a CDS encoding acetyl-CoA hydrolase/transferase C-terminal domain-containing protein, which produces MTRDRIADGLPVVSAEAAAEHVGSDDTVLVSGFGGVGYPKRVLVAAAEGDREMSLTVVSGGGVGGEVDDVLIEAGKLARRYPFQTRRASREAINERRVEFHDRHISRLGDEVRLGHLGHPDVAVIEAVTVGEDWLVPSTSIGHTPSFVSAADRLVVEVNSAQPRALERVHDVYQRDLPPNRDPIPVSEPTERVGSARVEFDPEKLVAVVETDRADDPYEFRDPTDADLAIADELGTFLEAELERDPTLAEAVHLQFGVGSLGNALMGELSSIDFGDREVVYFGEVFQDGLLDALDEGLLSGASATSLALSLEGQERLFEEIDRYADDVVLRPADVSNNPALIEQFGVVGVNSAVDVDLYGNANATHIGGTQVVNGIGGGGDFNRNCRLGIIALPSTAGGDDISRIVPKVSHVDHTEHDHSVVVTEYGVADLRGASPAERMDALVEVAHPDFRERLRAYRDRALERDGHVPFDADAANSWLE; this is translated from the coding sequence ATGACCCGCGACCGCATCGCCGACGGCCTCCCGGTCGTCTCGGCCGAGGCGGCCGCCGAACACGTCGGCAGCGACGATACGGTGCTCGTCAGCGGCTTCGGCGGCGTAGGCTACCCCAAACGCGTCCTCGTCGCGGCCGCCGAGGGCGACCGCGAGATGTCGCTGACGGTCGTCTCCGGCGGCGGCGTCGGCGGCGAGGTCGACGACGTGCTCATCGAGGCGGGGAAACTCGCCCGTCGCTACCCGTTCCAGACGCGGCGCGCCTCCCGCGAGGCCATCAATGAGCGGCGCGTCGAGTTCCACGACCGCCACATCTCCCGGCTCGGCGACGAGGTGCGCCTCGGTCACCTCGGCCACCCCGACGTGGCGGTCATCGAAGCCGTCACCGTCGGCGAGGACTGGCTCGTTCCCTCGACCTCCATCGGCCACACGCCGTCGTTCGTCTCAGCCGCCGACCGTCTCGTCGTGGAGGTCAACAGCGCCCAGCCGCGGGCGCTCGAACGCGTCCACGACGTCTACCAGCGCGACCTCCCGCCGAACCGCGACCCGATTCCGGTGTCGGAACCGACCGAGCGCGTCGGATCGGCGCGCGTCGAGTTCGACCCCGAGAAACTCGTCGCGGTCGTCGAGACCGACCGGGCGGACGACCCCTACGAGTTCCGCGACCCCACCGACGCGGACCTCGCCATCGCCGACGAACTCGGCACGTTCCTGGAGGCAGAACTGGAGCGCGACCCGACGCTCGCGGAGGCCGTCCACCTCCAGTTCGGCGTCGGCAGCCTCGGCAACGCCCTCATGGGCGAGCTCTCGAGCATCGACTTCGGCGACCGAGAGGTCGTCTACTTCGGCGAGGTGTTCCAGGACGGACTTCTGGACGCGCTCGACGAGGGATTGCTCTCGGGGGCGAGCGCGACGTCTCTCGCGCTGTCGCTGGAGGGCCAAGAGCGGCTGTTCGAGGAGATCGACCGCTACGCCGACGACGTGGTGCTGCGCCCGGCGGACGTCTCGAACAACCCGGCGCTCATCGAGCAGTTCGGCGTCGTGGGCGTCAACAGCGCGGTGGACGTCGACCTCTACGGTAACGCAAACGCCACGCATATCGGCGGCACGCAGGTCGTCAACGGTATCGGCGGCGGCGGTGACTTCAACCGAAACTGCCGACTGGGGATCATCGCGCTCCCGTCGACGGCGGGCGGCGACGACATCTCGCGAATCGTCCCCAAGGTGTCGCACGTCGACCACACCGAACACGATCACTCCGTCGTCGTCACCGAGTACGGCGTCGCGGACCTCCGCGGGGCGAGTCCGGCCGAGCGGATGGACGCGCTCGTCGAGGTGGCCCACCCCGACTTCCGCGAGCGCCTCCGCGCGTACCGCGACCGAGCGCTCGAACGCGACGGGCACGTCCCCTTCGACGCCGACGCCGCGAACTCGTGGCTCGAGTGA
- a CDS encoding MaoC family dehydratase has translation MTDELTDSTHEPTPTTDLTPATDGGVDEDETTDTRLVEGWQGRYYEDFTVGDVYKHPFGRTVTETDNVWMTNVTMNLNPMHFNEAYAAQTEFGERLVDGTFVIALAVGMSVIDVSVNATANLGYDRIRHHAPVYHGDTIFAESEVLEKRKSSSRDHVGIVTTELRAYNQEGTKVLSMERTPMVLKREYAQPSAAQPPGWPEGIGTQPENPEPDDGSGGE, from the coding sequence ATGACAGACGAACTCACCGATTCGACGCACGAACCGACGCCGACGACCGACCTCACGCCGGCAACCGACGGCGGAGTTGACGAGGATGAAACGACCGACACGCGCCTCGTCGAGGGCTGGCAGGGCCGCTACTACGAGGACTTCACCGTCGGCGATGTCTACAAGCACCCGTTCGGCCGCACCGTCACCGAGACGGACAACGTCTGGATGACGAACGTCACGATGAACCTCAACCCGATGCACTTCAACGAGGCGTACGCCGCTCAAACGGAGTTCGGCGAGCGGCTCGTCGACGGCACGTTCGTCATCGCGCTCGCCGTCGGGATGAGCGTCATCGACGTCTCCGTCAACGCTACCGCGAACCTCGGCTACGACCGGATTCGCCACCACGCGCCCGTGTACCACGGCGACACCATCTTCGCCGAGAGCGAGGTGCTGGAGAAGCGCAAGAGCTCTTCGCGCGACCACGTCGGCATCGTCACCACGGAACTGCGGGCGTACAACCAGGAGGGCACGAAGGTGCTGTCGATGGAGCGCACGCCGATGGTGCTGAAGCGCGAGTACGCCCAGCCGAGCGCCGCGCAGCCGCCGGGGTGGCCCGAGGGCATCGGCACGCAGCCGGAGAACCCCGAACCCGACGACGGGTCGGGCGGCGAATGA
- a CDS encoding MmgE/PrpD family protein, translating into MSTDRTDVSTAAERLAAHALDAEFSDLSADVRAAVGKYLADWTGLVVGGASLAESSDSISAAVDALAGGRRPTGDGEVASHVGSPGDGLATDLSSGARLAPDRAALANGTYAHSLDFDDTHRASSLHPGAPVVSAALAVGEAEGANGEELATAIVVGYDVACALGRAVNPDAHYGRGFHITATCGTFGATAAAGRLRGLSQNELASAFGVNGSQAAGLLQFLENGAWNKRLHPGLAASRAVVAAELAASGFRGAAAPLEGDNGFFAGYTEDAEPERLVDLEPGRALLRTALKPYPCCRYTHAAIDGLLDLADAVDPADVTAVRVDLPASGVTLTGDPIDAKRRPSNFVDCQFSMPFAAALVLTEGDAGLSAFLDAQDRLDDPELRRLMDATTVTTTDRTRLRFPETWAAGVEVETESGTHERFVEHARGEPECPLSEEAVARKFEELATAADCDPEAATAALEACRELGRSGDAPYDALRALSG; encoded by the coding sequence GTGAGCACCGACCGAACTGACGTCAGTACGGCCGCCGAACGGCTCGCGGCGCACGCGCTCGACGCCGAGTTCTCCGACCTCTCCGCGGACGTTCGAGCGGCCGTCGGAAAGTATCTCGCCGACTGGACTGGCCTCGTCGTCGGCGGGGCGTCGCTCGCGGAATCCTCGGATAGCATCTCGGCGGCCGTCGACGCGCTCGCCGGGGGTCGGCGACCGACCGGCGACGGCGAAGTCGCTTCCCACGTGGGTTCTCCGGGAGACGGCCTCGCGACGGACCTCTCGTCGGGTGCGCGACTCGCCCCGGACCGCGCCGCGCTCGCCAACGGCACCTACGCGCACAGCCTCGACTTCGACGACACGCACCGGGCGTCCTCGCTTCACCCCGGTGCGCCGGTCGTCTCGGCCGCGCTGGCCGTCGGCGAGGCCGAGGGCGCGAACGGCGAGGAACTGGCGACAGCCATCGTCGTCGGCTACGACGTGGCCTGCGCGCTCGGGCGAGCGGTCAACCCCGACGCTCACTACGGACGGGGGTTTCACATCACGGCGACCTGCGGGACGTTCGGCGCGACGGCCGCGGCGGGGCGTCTCCGCGGCCTCTCGCAGAACGAACTCGCGTCGGCGTTCGGCGTCAACGGGAGTCAGGCCGCCGGGTTGCTGCAGTTCCTCGAAAACGGCGCGTGGAACAAGCGGCTCCACCCCGGCCTCGCGGCCTCGCGGGCCGTCGTCGCCGCCGAACTCGCGGCGAGCGGCTTCCGCGGCGCGGCCGCGCCTCTCGAGGGCGACAACGGCTTCTTCGCCGGGTACACCGAGGACGCGGAGCCGGAACGCCTCGTCGACCTCGAACCGGGGCGCGCGCTTCTCCGGACGGCGCTGAAACCGTACCCCTGCTGTCGATACACCCATGCAGCAATCGACGGCCTGCTTGACCTGGCCGATGCGGTCGACCCCGCCGACGTGACGGCCGTGCGCGTCGACCTCCCGGCGTCGGGCGTGACGCTCACCGGCGACCCCATCGACGCAAAGCGGCGGCCGTCGAACTTCGTCGACTGCCAGTTCAGCATGCCGTTCGCCGCCGCGCTCGTGCTCACGGAAGGGGATGCGGGGCTGTCGGCGTTTCTGGACGCGCAGGACAGACTCGACGACCCCGAACTCCGCCGTCTGATGGACGCGACGACGGTGACCACGACCGACCGCACTCGATTGCGGTTCCCCGAAACGTGGGCCGCGGGCGTCGAAGTCGAAACCGAGTCGGGAACGCACGAACGATTCGTCGAGCACGCTCGAGGTGAACCCGAGTGCCCGCTCTCCGAGGAGGCGGTCGCGCGGAAGTTCGAGGAACTCGCCACCGCGGCCGACTGCGACCCCGAGGCAGCGACGGCGGCGCTCGAGGCTTGCCGCGAACTGGGACGGAGCGGCGACGCGCCGTACGACGCCCTGCGCGCGCTGAGCGGGTGA
- a CDS encoding TRAP transporter permease, with the protein MRNVFILFSVLFWGVVIWYAYSQMMPRGQYGVLFLGGILELYIFMEIMSLAGGGRERFGADLKRAFSRENLVDTVPLSISSVVVAGTCGYLFVNYQAVAIDRAGRALPNEYVMAAAFSIVIIYLTWRSFGQTFLIVVLAGFAYGYFGMYAPGPLEHGGLGIERILRTVVISVDGFFGFLTRLVAAWIALFLLYAGFLKAYGAFDLIMRIAFRSARYIDSGIAQTAVLSSAVIGSVNGSQTANAGMTGSFTIPLMKRNGMKPETAGAIEAVASTAGQVLPPVMGAGAFIMASLITGITYADVIVAGLIPAVILCVTIFVAVHYVSVPQLDNTDPERLISEPMPRAEFLTEVVKYGLPLAILIYLLGIIQVTVMTAALWTATAMLLTGTLIPIVQAAVGVADETPVEAVLRVVWETLNGAREGVIVLAPVTIILAAINGVVDILTTTGVPTAISLTLMDLSGGVLLFAAILAMIICIVLGLGMPTTASYTIVALLIAPTLTNQFFLPELASNFFVFYAAILAGLTPPIATCVAVACGIAGGDFWKSCVEAIKISAPLFVLPFVFVYHPEIVSSEFDSLSLTSGALALLGAVAIIHGINYRFAFGRPITLGARIAFFATGVLAMLHPSRTVQFAAVGAAILMYVVQSSVGRPKPIATIRSVFGLSGRSAPKAGQTDRE; encoded by the coding sequence ATGCGCAACGTCTTCATCCTATTTTCGGTCCTCTTCTGGGGCGTGGTCATCTGGTACGCCTACAGCCAGATGATGCCGCGCGGACAGTACGGCGTCCTCTTCCTCGGCGGAATCCTCGAACTGTACATCTTCATGGAGATTATGTCGCTTGCGGGCGGCGGACGGGAGCGGTTCGGCGCGGACCTGAAACGCGCGTTCAGCCGCGAGAACCTCGTCGACACGGTTCCGTTGTCAATCTCGTCGGTCGTCGTCGCCGGGACCTGTGGCTACCTGTTCGTCAACTACCAGGCGGTCGCCATCGACCGCGCCGGGCGCGCACTGCCGAACGAGTACGTCATGGCCGCGGCGTTCAGTATCGTCATCATCTACCTCACGTGGCGGTCGTTCGGCCAGACGTTCCTCATCGTCGTCCTCGCCGGCTTCGCCTACGGCTACTTCGGGATGTACGCCCCCGGACCGCTCGAACACGGCGGTCTCGGCATCGAGCGCATCCTACGGACGGTCGTCATCAGCGTCGATGGCTTCTTCGGGTTCCTGACGCGACTCGTCGCGGCGTGGATCGCGCTGTTCCTCCTCTACGCCGGCTTCCTGAAGGCGTACGGCGCGTTCGACCTCATCATGCGGATCGCGTTCCGCTCCGCGCGGTACATCGACTCCGGCATCGCACAGACCGCGGTGCTCTCGAGTGCGGTCATCGGCTCCGTCAACGGGAGCCAGACCGCGAACGCGGGGATGACCGGTTCGTTTACCATCCCGCTGATGAAGCGAAACGGCATGAAACCAGAGACTGCGGGCGCCATTGAGGCGGTCGCGTCGACGGCTGGACAGGTGCTCCCGCCGGTGATGGGCGCGGGCGCGTTCATCATGGCCTCGCTCATCACGGGGATCACCTACGCGGACGTCATCGTCGCCGGACTGATTCCGGCGGTCATCCTCTGCGTGACCATCTTCGTGGCGGTCCACTACGTCTCCGTCCCCCAGCTCGACAACACCGATCCCGAGCGACTCATCTCCGAGCCGATGCCCCGCGCCGAGTTCCTCACGGAGGTAGTGAAGTACGGCCTCCCGCTCGCCATCCTCATCTACCTGCTGGGCATCATCCAGGTGACGGTGATGACTGCGGCGCTGTGGACGGCCACCGCGATGCTGCTCACCGGCACGCTCATCCCCATCGTGCAGGCCGCAGTCGGCGTGGCCGACGAGACTCCGGTTGAAGCAGTCCTGCGCGTCGTCTGGGAGACGCTCAACGGTGCACGCGAGGGTGTCATCGTGCTCGCACCGGTGACCATCATCCTCGCAGCCATCAACGGTGTCGTCGACATCCTCACCACGACGGGTGTCCCGACGGCCATCTCGCTCACGCTGATGGACCTCTCCGGCGGCGTGTTGCTGTTCGCCGCCATCCTCGCGATGATCATCTGTATCGTCCTCGGACTGGGGATGCCGACGACGGCGTCCTACACCATCGTCGCGCTGCTCATCGCGCCGACGCTGACCAACCAGTTCTTCCTACCCGAACTCGCCAGCAACTTCTTCGTCTTCTACGCAGCTATCCTCGCGGGACTCACGCCGCCTATCGCGACCTGTGTCGCGGTGGCGTGCGGGATCGCGGGCGGCGACTTCTGGAAGAGTTGCGTGGAGGCGATCAAAATCTCCGCGCCGCTGTTCGTGCTCCCGTTCGTGTTCGTCTATCACCCCGAGATCGTCTCCTCGGAGTTCGACTCGCTGTCGCTCACGTCCGGGGCGCTCGCGCTGCTCGGCGCGGTGGCCATCATCCACGGCATCAACTACCGGTTCGCGTTCGGGCGACCCATTACTCTCGGCGCGCGCATCGCGTTCTTCGCGACTGGCGTGCTCGCGATGCTTCACCCCTCGCGGACCGTGCAGTTTGCCGCCGTCGGCGCCGCTATCTTGATGTATGTCGTCCAGTCGAGCGTCGGGCGACCGAAACCCATCGCGACGATTCGCTCGGTGTTCGGACTCTCGGGGCGCTCTGCACCGAAGGCCGGACAGACGGACCGCGAGTAA
- a CDS encoding alpha/beta hydrolase, with amino-acid sequence MRERRGALDPQAEAVVDGIERLGVPEWRTMSVDCARRVEDDLFTPEGPPNDDGIEFVRDLAFEGPDGEVPIRVYRPDGEGPFPTLVYYHGGGWTLGTLDSIDGVCRAFARRANCLVVSVDYRLAPEHPFPAAVDDAYAAVEWAAANAETFDGDAGSVGVAGTSAGGNLAAVTALRVRAFDGPELAHQTLLYPMIERNFERDSYVENAEGYLLSARDVRWFWEQYLRSPVDAYNPFAAPIRASDLSGLPPTTVVTAGFDPLCDEGVAYAERLSEAGVAVERRHYPAMIHGFLSLTDDVDVADEAMDAVAEDVRSALERKSGERE; translated from the coding sequence ATGCGAGAGAGACGAGGCGCGCTCGACCCGCAGGCCGAAGCCGTCGTCGACGGTATCGAGCGACTGGGCGTCCCCGAGTGGCGCACGATGTCGGTCGACTGCGCCAGACGCGTCGAGGACGACCTCTTCACGCCCGAGGGGCCGCCGAACGACGACGGCATCGAGTTCGTCCGCGACCTGGCGTTCGAGGGTCCCGACGGGGAGGTACCGATACGCGTCTACCGACCGGACGGGGAGGGACCGTTCCCGACGCTCGTCTACTACCACGGTGGCGGGTGGACGCTCGGGACGCTCGACTCCATCGACGGCGTCTGCCGCGCGTTCGCTCGGCGCGCGAACTGTCTCGTCGTCTCCGTCGACTACCGCCTCGCGCCGGAGCATCCGTTTCCCGCCGCCGTCGACGACGCTTACGCCGCCGTCGAGTGGGCCGCCGCCAACGCGGAGACGTTCGACGGCGACGCCGGCTCTGTCGGGGTCGCCGGAACCAGCGCGGGCGGGAATCTGGCCGCCGTGACGGCGCTTCGCGTCCGAGCGTTCGACGGACCCGAACTCGCCCACCAGACGCTTCTCTACCCGATGATAGAGCGGAACTTCGAGCGCGACTCGTACGTCGAGAACGCCGAGGGGTATCTGCTCTCCGCGCGCGACGTTCGCTGGTTCTGGGAGCAGTATCTCCGCAGTCCAGTCGACGCGTACAACCCCTTCGCCGCGCCGATTCGGGCGTCGGACCTCTCTGGGCTCCCGCCGACGACGGTGGTCACCGCCGGGTTCGACCCGTTGTGCGACGAAGGAGTCGCGTACGCCGAACGACTCTCGGAGGCCGGCGTCGCCGTCGAACGCCGCCACTACCCCGCGATGATCCACGGTTTTCTCAGCTTGACCGACGACGTGGACGTCGCCGACGAGGCGATGGATGCGGTGGCGGAAGACGTTCGCAGCGCGCTCGAACGGAAGTCGGGAGAAAGGGAGTAA
- a CDS encoding TAXI family TRAP transporter solute-binding subunit, whose protein sequence is MTDDQRINRRDVLKGATTLGVIGVAGCTDIGGGGGGDGSGDGESYEIVIGGTSSGSSTQQAGQALARAASQHSDILDISVQVTDGWTANLYEFDGGNLSSIGVDNNSLSKAMNEEGPFADDPVDSMPMQGFIFTSLEIYWVAMEGSGIESTADLAEGGYTIYPIQPGFGTRLLTEEVIRTAGLWEQNDILNLDTSDIAGAVEEGRADALCIYGANGKELSSWVQEVDVRSNGELYAIEVDDNFRQAIEDTPGALLTEFEPYGWEQDVTRVTDKVTSWALAGQWAFGPDVPAGATKEVARLSSEHWEAIQESDPTALDHSGVESMTQAVIPDLEVHPGVAEYWEENDVWNDEWTKGETNE, encoded by the coding sequence ATGACTGACGACCAGCGTATCAACAGACGTGACGTACTCAAAGGGGCGACAACCCTCGGTGTAATCGGTGTCGCCGGCTGTACCGATATCGGCGGCGGCGGTGGCGGTGACGGGAGCGGAGACGGAGAGAGCTACGAGATCGTCATCGGCGGGACGTCGTCCGGAAGTTCCACGCAGCAGGCCGGGCAGGCGCTGGCACGGGCGGCGAGTCAGCACAGCGACATCCTCGACATCTCGGTGCAGGTGACCGACGGGTGGACGGCGAACCTCTACGAGTTCGACGGTGGGAACCTCTCGAGCATCGGTGTCGACAACAACTCGCTGTCGAAGGCGATGAACGAGGAGGGACCGTTCGCAGACGACCCTGTCGACAGCATGCCGATGCAGGGGTTCATCTTCACCAGCCTCGAGATCTACTGGGTCGCGATGGAGGGGTCGGGTATCGAGTCGACGGCCGACCTCGCGGAGGGCGGCTACACTATCTATCCCATCCAACCCGGCTTCGGTACGCGACTGCTGACCGAGGAGGTCATCCGGACAGCGGGTCTCTGGGAGCAGAACGACATCCTCAACCTCGACACGAGCGACATTGCCGGTGCCGTCGAAGAAGGCAGAGCCGACGCACTCTGTATCTACGGCGCCAACGGGAAGGAACTCTCGAGTTGGGTGCAAGAGGTCGACGTGCGCAGCAACGGCGAGCTCTACGCCATCGAGGTCGACGACAACTTCCGACAGGCCATCGAGGACACCCCCGGCGCGCTCCTCACCGAGTTCGAACCGTACGGCTGGGAGCAGGACGTGACGCGGGTGACCGACAAAGTCACCTCATGGGCGCTCGCCGGTCAGTGGGCGTTCGGTCCCGATGTCCCGGCGGGAGCGACCAAGGAGGTCGCTCGCCTCTCAAGCGAACACTGGGAGGCCATCCAGGAGTCGGACCCGACCGCGCTCGACCACTCCGGCGTCGAGTCGATGACGCAGGCGGTGATTCCGGACCTCGAAGTCCACCCCGGCGTCGCCGAATACTGGGAGGAGAACGACGTCTGGAACGACGAGTGGACGAAGGGCGAAACGAACGAATAG
- a CDS encoding acyl-CoA dehydrogenase family protein, which yields MVNYFERELALTPTQRAVRDEVREVCRRFDDAYWREHDAEGAYPHEFVDALAAEGWLGVLLPEEYGGKGYGTEEAVAMMHEIAASGAGFSGAQSVHAAIYNSAPLVKYGSDELKEGLLPRVADGNAWIQCFSLTEPEAGSDSTAMTTRAVRASAEETPADPRDADASREGDEYVVNGEKLWTSRIDVSDYLVLAARTTPREEVEKKTEGVSLFLVDIERGVEEGSIVLEEIEKTVSGVVSSFRVTYDDLRIPAGNLIGEEGRGFYHVLDGLNEERLVIAAEAVGLGELALEKGVAYARDREVFGRPVGQNQGIQHPLAAAFTRVQAAKQFTFDAATHTGDEDRKAVGAWANTAKYLAAEAAFEAADAAVQAHGGRGVAREYDVERYFREARLTRLVPITQELALNYLGENVLDLPRSY from the coding sequence ATGGTGAATTACTTCGAGCGCGAACTGGCGCTCACGCCGACGCAGCGGGCCGTTCGCGACGAGGTGCGTGAGGTCTGTCGCCGGTTCGACGACGCCTACTGGCGCGAACACGACGCCGAGGGGGCGTACCCCCATGAGTTCGTCGACGCGCTCGCCGCCGAGGGGTGGCTCGGCGTGCTCCTCCCCGAGGAGTACGGGGGGAAGGGGTACGGAACCGAGGAGGCCGTGGCGATGATGCACGAGATCGCCGCCAGCGGCGCGGGCTTCAGCGGCGCGCAGAGCGTTCACGCCGCCATCTACAACTCCGCGCCGCTGGTCAAGTACGGCAGCGACGAGCTCAAGGAGGGACTGCTCCCCCGCGTCGCCGACGGCAACGCGTGGATCCAGTGTTTCAGCCTCACCGAACCGGAGGCGGGGTCGGACTCGACGGCGATGACGACGCGGGCCGTCCGCGCCTCCGCCGAGGAGACCCCGGCTGACCCCCGAGACGCAGACGCGTCTCGGGAGGGCGACGAGTACGTCGTCAACGGCGAGAAGCTCTGGACCTCCCGAATCGACGTGAGCGACTACCTTGTGCTCGCCGCCCGGACGACGCCCCGCGAGGAGGTCGAGAAGAAGACCGAGGGCGTCTCGCTGTTCCTCGTCGACATCGAGCGCGGCGTCGAGGAGGGGAGCATCGTTCTCGAAGAGATAGAGAAGACGGTCAGCGGCGTCGTCAGCTCCTTCCGCGTCACCTACGACGACCTCCGCATCCCGGCGGGGAACCTCATCGGCGAGGAGGGCCGCGGCTTCTACCACGTCCTCGACGGACTCAACGAGGAGCGCCTCGTCATCGCCGCCGAGGCAGTAGGACTCGGCGAACTCGCGCTCGAAAAGGGCGTCGCCTACGCCCGTGACCGCGAGGTGTTCGGCCGGCCCGTCGGACAGAATCAAGGCATCCAACACCCGCTGGCGGCCGCCTTCACCCGGGTGCAGGCCGCCAAGCAGTTCACCTTCGACGCGGCAACGCACACCGGCGACGAGGACCGAAAGGCCGTCGGCGCGTGGGCGAACACGGCGAAGTATCTCGCCGCGGAAGCGGCGTTCGAGGCCGCGGACGCGGCCGTTCAGGCACACGGCGGCCGCGGCGTCGCCCGCGAGTACGACGTGGAGCGATACTTCCGGGAGGCACGGCTCACGCGCCTCGTCCCCATCACGCAGGAACTCGCGCTGAACTACCTCGGGGAGAACGTGCTCGACCTCCCCCGGTCGTACTGA
- a CDS encoding SDR family oxidoreductase encodes MTKAVLVTGATGTVGRHVVSTLSDRPATVRVGLRNPDASSRRVPETADVVEFDFEKPEAWGSTLANVDGLFLVRPPTVDAETVGRFAEAAARVGVAHIVYLSTLGAERNVLIPHHRIEKRIMATEADYTLLRASFFMQNFLEVHRADIVEHNQIFVPAGDGKTSFVDARDLGEAGATVLTERGHENHAYDLTGSEAVGYTEVAAVFTRVLDRQITYPKPSLLEFGVRMRRRGNSLAFIALMGGIYTTARLGLAARVTDDTSRILGREPRKMRTFVEEYADEFRADSETPDQD; translated from the coding sequence GTGACGAAAGCTGTCCTCGTCACGGGAGCGACGGGAACCGTCGGTCGACACGTCGTCAGTACGCTTTCGGACCGACCCGCGACTGTGCGCGTCGGTCTCCGCAACCCCGATGCTTCGTCGAGACGTGTGCCGGAGACTGCCGATGTCGTGGAGTTCGACTTCGAAAAACCCGAGGCGTGGGGGTCGACGCTGGCTAACGTTGACGGCCTCTTCCTCGTCCGCCCACCCACCGTCGATGCAGAAACCGTCGGGAGGTTCGCAGAGGCGGCCGCCCGTGTCGGCGTCGCCCACATTGTATACCTCTCGACGCTTGGTGCAGAGAGGAACGTGCTCATTCCGCATCACCGGATCGAGAAGCGAATCATGGCGACGGAAGCCGACTATACGCTCCTCCGAGCGTCGTTCTTCATGCAGAACTTCCTCGAAGTTCACCGAGCCGATATCGTCGAACATAACCAAATTTTCGTACCCGCTGGCGACGGGAAGACCAGCTTCGTCGACGCACGCGACCTGGGCGAGGCCGGCGCGACCGTGTTGACCGAACGCGGACACGAAAACCACGCCTACGATCTCACTGGGTCCGAAGCTGTAGGCTACACGGAGGTGGCTGCCGTCTTCACTCGCGTACTCGATAGGCAGATTACGTATCCGAAGCCGTCTCTGTTGGAATTCGGAGTACGGATGCGACGGCGTGGGAACTCACTGGCGTTCATCGCGCTCATGGGTGGCATCTACACCACCGCACGTCTCGGATTAGCCGCTCGCGTGACTGACGATACGAGCCGGATTCTTGGTCGGGAGCCGCGAAAGATGAGGACGTTCGTCGAAGAGTACGCGGACGAATTTCGAGCCGATTCGGAGACTCCCGACCAGGACTGA